The following are from one region of the Salicibibacter kimchii genome:
- a CDS encoding metal-sulfur cluster assembly factor: MADEQEIQETEERVWAELENVIDPELGVDIVNLGLVYEVDLDPDKNVVITMTLTSMGCPLAGMIQSEIKNALSGLQEVNEIGEVEANIVWNPPWDKDKMSRYAKIALGVAD, translated from the coding sequence ATGGCAGATGAACAAGAAATCCAAGAAACGGAAGAACGAGTATGGGCAGAACTTGAAAATGTCATTGACCCTGAACTCGGCGTAGATATTGTTAATCTTGGTCTAGTATACGAGGTAGACTTGGACCCTGACAAGAATGTGGTGATTACCATGACGCTGACAAGCATGGGCTGCCCGCTTGCAGGCATGATTCAATCGGAAATCAAGAACGCGCTTTCCGGCCTGCAGGAGGTCAATGAAATAGGGGAAGTCGAAGCGAATATCGTTTGGAATCCACCGTGGGACAAAGATAAAATGTCCCGTTATGCCAAAATAGCTCTCGGCGTTGCCGATTAA
- a CDS encoding aminotransferase A, translating into MDANINQNVLGIQRSGIRQFFDKVATVEGAVQLTLGQPDFHTPGHVKEAAKQAIDDNHTTYTANGGISELKEAATEFVREKYGLTYDAKREVITTVGASQALDITLRTMLSSGDEVLLPVPAYPAYEPLIRLNGATPTYIDTSKTNFKLTKEAIQAAITPKTRALILSYPSNPTGVVLNEEELKAIAAVLQDENIFVVSDEIYSELVYARPHSSIAFQPGMKERTVVINGLSKSHSMTGWRIGFAFAPATLTEQMLKVHSYNISCPSSISQHAALSALTVGKDDAGQMRVKYEKRRDYMLKRLQEMGLPVAKPEGAFYLFPSIQKTGLDAYSFAERLLEEEKLAVVPGTAFTSYGEGYVRLSYAYDMENLTEACLRLERFIRRNGA; encoded by the coding sequence ATGGATGCAAACATTAATCAAAACGTATTGGGCATTCAACGATCTGGGATTCGGCAATTTTTTGATAAAGTGGCGACGGTAGAGGGAGCGGTACAACTCACCCTTGGGCAACCGGACTTTCATACCCCCGGTCACGTTAAAGAAGCCGCAAAACAAGCGATTGATGATAATCACACTACTTATACGGCAAACGGGGGCATTTCGGAACTAAAGGAGGCCGCAACGGAATTTGTACGGGAAAAATACGGCTTAACTTATGACGCCAAAAGGGAAGTCATTACTACCGTGGGAGCGAGCCAGGCGTTGGATATTACGCTACGCACAATGCTTTCAAGCGGCGACGAGGTGCTTTTGCCTGTACCGGCGTACCCGGCCTATGAACCGCTTATTCGGCTAAACGGCGCGACACCAACGTACATAGATACGAGTAAAACGAATTTTAAATTGACAAAAGAGGCCATTCAAGCAGCGATCACGCCAAAAACACGCGCGCTTATCCTATCCTATCCTTCCAATCCGACCGGGGTGGTGCTCAACGAAGAGGAATTAAAAGCGATTGCCGCTGTCCTGCAGGATGAAAATATTTTTGTCGTCAGCGATGAAATCTACAGTGAACTTGTCTACGCCCGTCCCCATTCCTCCATTGCGTTTCAACCTGGAATGAAAGAACGTACGGTGGTCATTAATGGTTTATCGAAATCACATAGCATGACGGGTTGGCGTATTGGATTTGCGTTCGCCCCCGCTACACTCACCGAACAAATGCTGAAAGTACATAGCTACAACATTTCTTGTCCCAGTTCCATTTCTCAGCATGCCGCACTTTCGGCATTGACTGTCGGAAAAGATGACGCTGGACAAATGCGGGTGAAATACGAAAAACGGCGAGATTACATGCTTAAACGCTTGCAGGAAATGGGGTTGCCGGTTGCAAAACCGGAAGGCGCCTTTTATTTGTTTCCTTCGATTCAAAAAACCGGACTTGATGCCTATTCATTTGCGGAGCGTTTGTTGGAAGAAGAAAAACTTGCCGTCGTCCCCGGGACAGCCTTTACCAGCTATGGAGAAGGGTATGTCCGTTTATCGTATGCTTATGATATGGAAAACCTAACGGAAGCATGCCTTCGTTTGGAACGCTTTATTCGTCGGAACGGGGCTTAG
- a CDS encoding YfiT family bacillithiol transferase, translating into MNVNYPIGELQLPKKVTLENIQEWLKDIETYTVRLRGTVDSLSDEELSRTYRDGSWNVRQLVHHIADSQLNMVQRLKLALTDENPTVPNFDQDRWAIQPDTNLPVESSIKMLEGINERVVSLGNSLTEEQLHRAFFHQENGKITVATKVAKLAWHEEHHLAHIKIALSK; encoded by the coding sequence ATGAACGTAAACTATCCGATCGGGGAATTACAGCTCCCTAAAAAAGTTACATTGGAAAATATTCAAGAATGGCTGAAAGACATCGAAACGTATACGGTTCGATTAAGAGGAACGGTTGATTCATTAAGTGATGAGGAATTGAGCAGAACATATCGTGATGGCAGCTGGAACGTTCGTCAACTGGTTCATCACATTGCAGATTCTCAGTTGAACATGGTTCAACGGTTGAAGCTGGCTTTAACAGATGAGAATCCAACAGTACCAAATTTTGATCAAGATCGGTGGGCGATTCAACCGGATACAAATCTTCCTGTAGAAAGCTCTATTAAGATGCTCGAAGGGATAAATGAACGCGTTGTCTCTTTAGGGAATAGTTTAACGGAAGAGCAATTACATCGAGCTTTTTTTCACCAAGAAAACGGCAAAATAACCGTTGCAACAAAGGTAGCAAAATTAGCTTGGCACGAAGAGCACCACCTCGCCCATATAAAAATCGCATTATCAAAATAA
- a CDS encoding carbon-nitrogen family hydrolase — translation MKVAIYQMDIQAGEPDTNRGKVKQWVKDVAERHRPDVAVLPEMWTTGYALTEIARLADEENGQTEQMLKALAKENVIDLVAGSIAVNAADGVVNRALTITKDGEIINEYDKIHLVPMLDEPRYLAPGKEKVSPYQLQETTMGSFICYDLRFPEIARSLAVNGAKVMYVFGEWPEARRDHWDALLRARAIENQCFVVAAGSVGSYDGANFSGHSTVISPWGNVLALASPDEEETLVANIDLSEVDEFREAVPVLKNRLPARY, via the coding sequence GTGAAAGTCGCGATTTATCAAATGGATATTCAAGCCGGAGAACCGGACACCAATCGGGGAAAGGTGAAGCAATGGGTTAAGGACGTCGCGGAGCGTCACAGACCGGATGTTGCCGTACTGCCTGAAATGTGGACGACCGGTTATGCGCTAACTGAAATTGCCCGACTCGCGGATGAGGAAAACGGACAAACAGAGCAAATGTTGAAAGCTTTGGCAAAAGAAAACGTGATCGATCTGGTGGCCGGGTCCATTGCCGTGAATGCAGCTGACGGGGTCGTGAACCGCGCGCTGACCATTACCAAGGACGGGGAGATCATTAACGAATACGACAAGATCCATTTAGTACCCATGCTTGATGAACCACGCTATTTAGCTCCGGGGAAAGAAAAGGTAAGCCCTTATCAGCTGCAAGAAACAACGATGGGGTCGTTCATTTGTTACGATTTGCGGTTTCCGGAAATCGCCCGCTCATTAGCGGTGAATGGGGCAAAAGTGATGTACGTTTTCGGCGAATGGCCGGAAGCCAGGCGCGATCATTGGGATGCCTTGTTGCGGGCAAGAGCGATCGAAAATCAATGTTTTGTTGTGGCCGCTGGATCCGTCGGCAGTTACGACGGGGCTAATTTTTCCGGCCATTCCACCGTTATTTCACCTTGGGGAAATGTACTCGCGCTCGCGAGCCCGGATGAGGAAGAGACACTCGTCGCTAACATCGATCTCTCCGAAGTGGATGAATTTCGGGAAGCTGTTCCTGTGTTGAAAAATCGGCTTCCAGCCCGTTATTGA
- the pepF gene encoding oligoendopeptidase F, translating into MTTYDKRQEVPEQEKWDLTDLYTSETDWQEDVDDVLAMASDLQSYDGNINDGASLFSFLKTQEELSYKLQHVFAYTMFLSDIDTRDSHAQQLKAKASQTAVKVSEATAFFMPFLLSLDETTLKQYLQEEEQLTYFEDKLWKSFRYKPYVLSKEKEELLSTLGESLSAPADTYNMLNNADIPFGNVTDEDGNAVQLTRGMYAKRIEDEDRDVREEAYRAYYKPYVVLNNTIATNLAAEVKTNATIAKLRGHDSALSQSLFDDNISTEVYDNLLSAAKDNIQPLHDYTAIRKEKLGVDELRQYDLNVPLVPDMKVNISYDDAYDTMLEALVPLGEEYTKVLREFRDKRYIDVRETAGKKSGAYNMGVYGVHPFVLLNHHDDLKSQFTLVHEMGHAMHSYFSNKHQPQITANYRIFVAEVASTVNEVLLIQHLLKETEDPKMRKYLLNHFIEQFKGTFFTQVMFADFEKQTHERAATEEPLDANSLNELYESLFRTYHGPTLVFDEEVKYGWSRIPHFYRAFYVYQYATGFVSAIDIATRILDGDEQTLNNYLQFLRSGSEDFPLELLKKTGVDLTTPEPIENAMKMFRETVEAFKRTEY; encoded by the coding sequence ATGACAACGTATGATAAACGACAAGAAGTTCCCGAACAAGAAAAATGGGATTTGACAGACCTTTATACATCGGAAACCGATTGGCAAGAAGACGTCGATGATGTATTGGCGATGGCGAGCGACCTGCAATCGTACGATGGCAACATTAACGACGGCGCATCGCTGTTTTCTTTTTTAAAAACACAAGAAGAATTGTCTTACAAACTGCAGCATGTTTTTGCTTACACGATGTTTTTATCCGACATTGATACCCGGGACTCCCATGCACAGCAACTGAAAGCCAAAGCCTCTCAAACAGCGGTAAAAGTGAGTGAAGCAACCGCTTTTTTCATGCCTTTTTTACTAAGCCTTGATGAAACGACCTTGAAGCAATATCTTCAGGAAGAAGAGCAACTGACTTATTTTGAAGATAAGCTTTGGAAATCATTTCGCTATAAACCTTACGTCCTTTCGAAAGAAAAGGAAGAATTGCTGTCGACGTTAGGGGAATCGTTATCAGCGCCCGCGGATACGTACAATATGCTCAATAATGCGGACATTCCCTTCGGCAATGTCACCGATGAAGACGGCAACGCCGTGCAATTAACCCGCGGGATGTACGCGAAGCGGATCGAAGATGAGGACCGCGATGTCCGAGAAGAAGCTTATCGAGCCTATTACAAACCTTATGTCGTATTAAATAACACGATCGCCACCAATTTAGCGGCAGAGGTCAAAACAAATGCGACGATTGCGAAGCTTCGCGGGCATGACTCTGCACTAAGCCAATCCCTTTTCGACGATAATATTTCAACAGAGGTATACGACAATTTACTCTCGGCGGCCAAAGACAATATTCAGCCTTTACACGATTACACGGCCATCCGAAAAGAGAAGCTCGGTGTCGACGAACTCCGTCAATATGATTTAAACGTCCCGCTCGTTCCTGATATGAAAGTCAATATTTCCTATGACGACGCCTACGATACGATGTTGGAAGCGCTCGTCCCTCTCGGGGAGGAGTACACGAAGGTCCTCCGGGAGTTCAGGGATAAGCGTTATATCGATGTGCGGGAAACGGCCGGGAAAAAATCAGGCGCCTATAATATGGGGGTCTACGGGGTTCATCCTTTTGTGCTCCTCAACCATCATGACGATTTGAAAAGCCAGTTTACACTCGTCCATGAAATGGGGCACGCGATGCACAGTTATTTTTCCAACAAACACCAACCGCAGATTACAGCGAATTACCGTATTTTCGTTGCCGAGGTCGCTTCTACCGTCAATGAGGTCTTGCTCATTCAACATTTGCTCAAAGAAACTGAGGACCCGAAAATGCGCAAGTACTTGCTCAATCACTTCATTGAACAGTTCAAAGGGACGTTTTTCACCCAAGTCATGTTCGCGGATTTTGAAAAACAAACCCATGAACGGGCGGCAACGGAAGAGCCTTTGGACGCCAACAGCTTAAATGAATTATATGAATCGCTCTTTCGCACGTATCATGGCCCCACGCTCGTATTCGATGAGGAAGTCAAATATGGATGGTCGCGAATCCCCCATTTTTACCGGGCTTTTTATGTCTATCAGTACGCGACGGGATTTGTATCAGCGATTGATATAGCCACGCGTATCCTTGACGGGGACGAACAGACCCTAAATAATTACCTCCAATTTTTACGAAGCGGGAGCGAGGATTTCCCTCTCGAATTATTGAAAAAAACCGGCGTTGACTTAACAACCCCGGAGCCGATTGAAAATGCCATGAAAATGTTCCGTGAAACGGTGGAGGCGTTTAAAAGGACAGAATACTAA
- the pepF gene encoding oligoendopeptidase F, with translation MTDHTRKRRHDVPEEQKWNLDDLFSSEEAWENAYKKLQKQIPDMNAYRGRLHEGANVLLACLETEEKLQESLIPIITYAQLQMATDGTDPKNQSRQGKARALKSEYNQAVAFISSEIIALSEGTIARFLKEAPDLHNYDAPIQNILQEQPYAFSKESEEILAALGEVHHAPLKIYEQSKSADVTFSPFQDDAGEERPVSFALYEDKYEFSSKTTIRRKAYEAFIDGLRHYQNTYASTYDTEVKKQVITARLRGHGSVTDMLLHNQNVPQDIYHQQLDTIYRDLAPHMQRYAKLKQRVLGLETMTFADIKAPLDPHYEPEISYNDAAETILEALNVMGSEYVTIMEKGLYEGWVDRANNIGKQTGAFCSSPYGAHPYILLTWTNMMRGTFVLAHELGHAGHFYLANQHQRVGSVRPSTYMIEAPSTMNEMLLARHLLNKSDDGNMKRWVILSLLDTYYHNFVTHLLEGAFQREVYTVAEKGETLTVQTLNELKYEVLSGFWGDAMTLDDGAALTWMRQPHYYMGLYPYTYSAGLTASTAVSEKIATEGQPAVDQWLSMLKAGGTMEPIDLLQKGGVDMSSSAPIKKAVRYVGTLIDELEESFL, from the coding sequence ATGACCGATCATACACGAAAGCGTCGGCATGACGTTCCGGAGGAGCAAAAATGGAATCTCGACGATCTGTTTTCGAGCGAAGAAGCATGGGAAAATGCCTATAAAAAGTTACAAAAACAAATTCCCGATATGAACGCGTATAGAGGGCGATTACACGAGGGTGCGAACGTGTTGCTCGCTTGCCTCGAGACGGAGGAAAAACTGCAAGAAAGTCTTATCCCCATTATCACTTATGCGCAGCTGCAAATGGCAACCGACGGCACCGATCCGAAAAATCAATCCCGTCAAGGGAAAGCCCGTGCCTTAAAGAGCGAATATAACCAAGCGGTTGCTTTTATTTCTTCGGAAATCATCGCTCTGTCCGAAGGAACGATCGCTCGTTTTCTTAAAGAAGCTCCTGATTTGCACAACTATGACGCACCGATTCAAAACATTTTACAAGAGCAACCGTATGCGTTCTCGAAAGAATCAGAAGAAATCCTCGCGGCACTCGGAGAAGTTCATCACGCTCCCTTAAAGATTTATGAGCAAAGTAAATCAGCCGATGTAACCTTCTCCCCTTTTCAAGATGATGCAGGGGAGGAACGCCCAGTGTCCTTCGCTCTTTACGAGGATAAATACGAATTTTCCTCTAAAACGACCATTCGCCGAAAGGCTTATGAAGCATTTATCGACGGGCTGCGCCACTACCAAAATACCTACGCGAGCACGTATGACACGGAAGTTAAAAAACAGGTGATCACCGCTCGACTACGGGGGCATGGATCCGTCACCGATATGCTTTTGCATAACCAAAACGTCCCTCAGGATATCTATCATCAACAGCTCGATACGATCTATCGGGACTTAGCCCCGCACATGCAACGCTATGCCAAGTTAAAACAACGAGTACTCGGCTTGGAGACGATGACGTTTGCGGATATAAAAGCCCCTCTCGATCCTCATTATGAACCGGAGATCAGCTACAATGATGCAGCAGAAACGATTTTGGAAGCCCTTAACGTGATGGGAAGCGAATACGTAACAATCATGGAAAAAGGCTTATATGAAGGCTGGGTGGACCGAGCAAATAATATAGGTAAACAAACCGGCGCTTTTTGTTCCAGCCCGTACGGCGCCCATCCATATATTCTACTGACGTGGACAAACATGATGCGAGGCACGTTCGTTTTGGCGCATGAACTTGGGCATGCCGGTCATTTTTATTTGGCAAATCAGCATCAACGGGTGGGGAGCGTTCGCCCGTCCACTTACATGATTGAAGCTCCGTCAACGATGAATGAAATGCTGCTGGCCCGCCATTTGCTCAACAAATCAGACGATGGGAACATGAAACGTTGGGTGATTTTGTCCTTGCTTGATACCTACTACCATAATTTCGTCACTCATTTATTGGAAGGAGCCTTTCAACGCGAGGTCTACACAGTCGCCGAAAAAGGAGAAACGCTCACGGTCCAAACGTTGAACGAATTGAAATATGAGGTACTCTCCGGTTTTTGGGGGGACGCGATGACGCTTGATGACGGCGCGGCGCTCACGTGGATGCGACAGCCGCACTACTACATGGGACTTTATCCGTACACCTATTCTGCTGGCTTGACAGCGTCGACAGCCGTTTCCGAAAAAATTGCAACCGAAGGCCAACCGGCTGTCGATCAATGGCTCTCCATGCTTAAAGCGGGAGGCACGATGGAGCCAATTGACTTGCTCCAAAAAGGCGGCGTGGATATGTCGAGCTCCGCGCCTATTAAGAAAGCGGTGCGTTATGTCGGGACGTTGATTGATGAGTTGGAAGAGAGTTTTTTATAA
- a CDS encoding DNA-3-methyladenine glycosylase, protein MKKLPRAFFQQPTLEVANALIGKYLVKQQADEQLIGKIVEVEAYIGPDDRAAHTYGGRRTPRNETMFGEAGHAYVYLIYGIHHCMNCVTVGPDYPEGVLLRAVEPLEGFETMAKNRFQREYKSLTKARQRQLTNGPGKLGQAFGITKEWYNGHDLQSDTLFIAEGSGEDIIVETSPRVGIDASGEAKHYPWRFYEKDNPYVSKRPKPRSDE, encoded by the coding sequence ATGAAAAAACTCCCCCGTGCTTTTTTTCAGCAACCTACATTGGAAGTCGCAAATGCGCTTATTGGAAAATATCTCGTTAAACAACAGGCAGACGAGCAGCTTATTGGCAAAATCGTTGAAGTCGAGGCATATATTGGCCCGGACGACCGCGCCGCCCACACCTATGGCGGCCGACGCACCCCGAGAAATGAAACGATGTTCGGGGAAGCGGGCCACGCGTATGTCTACCTCATCTACGGCATTCATCACTGTATGAATTGCGTCACCGTGGGACCCGATTATCCCGAAGGTGTTCTGTTACGTGCGGTAGAACCGTTAGAAGGATTTGAAACGATGGCAAAAAACCGATTCCAACGCGAATACAAATCGTTAACGAAAGCCCGGCAACGACAATTAACCAATGGTCCCGGCAAACTCGGGCAAGCATTTGGCATCACGAAGGAATGGTATAACGGGCATGACCTTCAAAGCGACACCCTTTTCATTGCGGAAGGAAGCGGAGAAGACATCATTGTTGAAACATCTCCCCGGGTTGGCATTGACGCAAGCGGTGAAGCGAAACACTACCCGTGGCGTTTTTACGAAAAAGATAATCCTTACGTCTCCAAACGTCCTAAGCCCCGTTCCGACGAATAA
- a CDS encoding malate synthase, with product MNLINEEITHKVFGQGDIVDQDESSVTVNFNEDTKKFVYPDAFGKFITLKDRDTAQSLKKVISKRETEKQELEKKREEEKERLALEQQVRKKLKNHKIHESSQIVFWLDEEEQQSVFTDWKVSTGKVQSGKNKGEPNRPARLRPNSASLLTAKKSDKPETERQILGLYMVDETFTGNLGDDGMLPAHSEFRIKLTDQETEKMLFWNYCSNKNYPHRMTWNSGKYRYFDNVWVAQILKDIIALKTGEEEVRAAENFLKYFCKMNALDMDNIPEANGTLKQ from the coding sequence ATGAATTTAATTAACGAAGAAATAACGCATAAAGTCTTTGGGCAAGGAGATATCGTGGATCAGGACGAATCTTCCGTCACGGTTAATTTTAACGAGGATACTAAGAAATTCGTTTATCCTGATGCTTTTGGAAAGTTTATAACACTTAAGGACCGGGATACTGCACAGTCTCTGAAGAAAGTTATATCAAAAAGGGAGACGGAAAAGCAAGAGCTTGAAAAGAAACGTGAAGAAGAAAAAGAACGGCTGGCACTTGAACAGCAGGTCAGAAAAAAACTGAAGAACCATAAAATTCATGAAAGCTCACAAATTGTTTTCTGGTTGGACGAAGAAGAGCAACAAAGTGTTTTTACCGATTGGAAAGTGTCTACCGGCAAGGTTCAAAGCGGAAAAAATAAAGGCGAGCCTAACAGACCAGCTCGATTGCGCCCGAACAGCGCAAGTCTTCTGACGGCAAAAAAGTCGGACAAACCAGAAACAGAAAGACAAATTCTCGGCCTTTATATGGTGGATGAAACGTTTACCGGTAATCTTGGCGATGATGGAATGCTCCCGGCTCATTCGGAATTTAGAATTAAGCTCACGGATCAAGAAACGGAGAAAATGCTTTTCTGGAATTATTGTAGCAATAAGAACTATCCTCATCGAATGACATGGAATTCCGGTAAATATCGTTATTTTGATAATGTTTGGGTCGCTCAAATCTTAAAAGATATTATTGCTTTGAAAACGGGTGAAGAGGAAGTCAGAGCAGCTGAAAACTTTCTAAAATACTTCTGTAAAATGAATGCCCTTGATATGGATAACATTCCAGAAGCGAACGGAACTTTAAAGCAATAG
- a CDS encoding ketopantoate reductase family protein, whose protein sequence is MKGAIMMGLKFLIVGAGAVGGYFGGRLLEAGEDVTFLVRPKRRKQLEKTGLVLKSVKGDATLDPPLIEKRETGIFDVILLSTKAYQLDNVLPELTGFMHKETVILPLLNGMEHLETLDRYFNKDVVLGGLCFIESTLTNEGHILHTSSGHRLTVGERNGEMSERVKRIAASFDKTNADVRTSIHISEEMWRKYLFIATLSGITTLFNGPVGPIRDSDEGRAFTHQLIDEIVTVIRHTGEPIGNDFADKAWRQVMKLSDETKASMQKDKEKGLPVEADHIPGYLLRLAEVNECFTPFLQAIYANLKVYDQWRKDDSR, encoded by the coding sequence ATGAAAGGAGCAATTATGATGGGACTAAAATTTCTTATTGTCGGTGCCGGCGCGGTCGGCGGATACTTCGGCGGACGTTTACTCGAAGCCGGCGAAGATGTCACGTTTCTCGTCCGCCCCAAACGCCGCAAGCAGTTGGAAAAAACCGGGCTTGTCCTAAAAAGTGTCAAAGGAGACGCAACCCTCGATCCTCCGCTTATTGAAAAGAGAGAAACGGGAATATTCGATGTTATATTACTGAGTACGAAAGCCTATCAATTGGATAACGTGCTCCCAGAGCTCACAGGCTTTATGCACAAGGAGACGGTCATCCTCCCACTGTTAAATGGCATGGAGCACTTGGAGACGCTCGATCGTTATTTTAACAAAGACGTAGTATTAGGCGGGCTTTGCTTCATTGAATCAACGCTCACAAACGAAGGCCATATCTTGCATACAAGTAGCGGCCATCGCCTTACGGTCGGGGAACGAAACGGCGAAATGAGCGAACGGGTCAAACGGATTGCCGCGAGTTTCGATAAAACGAATGCGGACGTCCGGACAAGCATACATATTTCTGAGGAGATGTGGCGAAAATACTTGTTTATTGCCACGCTCTCCGGCATCACCACCCTTTTTAACGGTCCGGTTGGTCCCATTCGCGATAGCGATGAAGGGAGAGCATTCACTCATCAGCTTATTGACGAGATCGTCACGGTCATCCGGCATACGGGTGAACCGATCGGGAATGATTTTGCGGATAAGGCATGGCGACAGGTCATGAAACTTTCCGATGAAACGAAAGCGTCGATGCAAAAAGATAAAGAAAAAGGACTGCCGGTTGAAGCCGACCATATACCGGGCTACCTGTTACGGCTTGCTGAAGTAAATGAATGCTTTACCCCTTTTTTACAAGCGATTTATGCTAATTTGAAGGTTTATGACCAATGGAGAAAGGATGACAGTCGATGA
- a CDS encoding pyridoxal phosphate-dependent aminotransferase, with amino-acid sequence MKTFQASEAIQRLPDQYFAKLEKSILALKDKGHDVINLAQGSPDQPTPKHIIESLQEAAEEPRYHKYSPFQGFRFLKEAAADYYKHHYNVDLDPDEEVCVLFGGKGGLVEVSECMLDQGDVALVPDPGYPDYWSGVALANAQMEMMPLRAEHQFLPRYDEISKEAKEKAKLLFINYPNNPTGAIANRAFFEETVDFANNYDICVVHDFAYGALSFDGKRHESFLEVPGAKETGIEIYTLSKTYNMAGWRVGFAVGNRSIIRMLNNIQDHMYVSLFGAVQKAAADALTGPQDNVDELIAMYQNRRDVLMKKAHEIGWEGEAPKGSFFAWFPCPNGMTSDAFASKLLEEAHVAVAPGRGFGEYGEGYVRLGLVNDEKTIEEALDRIAKLNVFQ; translated from the coding sequence ATGAAAACATTTCAAGCATCGGAAGCGATTCAACGTTTACCAGATCAGTATTTTGCGAAACTGGAAAAAAGTATTCTTGCTCTCAAAGATAAAGGGCATGATGTCATTAATCTGGCGCAAGGGAGCCCGGATCAACCGACACCCAAACATATCATTGAATCCCTGCAAGAAGCGGCGGAAGAGCCGCGCTACCATAAATATTCCCCATTCCAGGGGTTTCGCTTCTTAAAAGAAGCAGCAGCCGACTATTATAAACATCATTATAACGTCGACTTAGACCCGGACGAGGAAGTTTGTGTCTTGTTCGGCGGAAAGGGCGGACTCGTGGAAGTCAGCGAGTGCATGCTTGATCAAGGAGACGTTGCACTCGTTCCCGACCCGGGCTATCCCGATTACTGGTCAGGCGTCGCGCTTGCCAATGCGCAAATGGAAATGATGCCATTGCGAGCGGAGCATCAATTTTTGCCGCGGTACGACGAAATTTCGAAAGAGGCGAAGGAAAAAGCAAAACTATTGTTTATTAATTATCCCAACAATCCGACAGGAGCGATAGCTAATCGTGCTTTTTTTGAAGAAACCGTAGATTTTGCCAACAACTATGATATTTGTGTCGTGCATGATTTTGCCTATGGCGCGTTAAGTTTTGACGGCAAACGCCACGAAAGTTTTTTGGAAGTTCCGGGGGCAAAAGAAACAGGCATCGAGATTTACACCTTATCGAAGACATATAATATGGCAGGTTGGCGCGTCGGTTTCGCGGTTGGGAATCGATCGATTATTCGCATGCTCAACAACATTCAAGACCATATGTACGTCAGTCTCTTCGGGGCTGTCCAAAAAGCGGCCGCTGATGCTTTGACAGGTCCGCAAGATAATGTAGATGAATTGATTGCCATGTACCAAAACCGTAGAGATGTCCTGATGAAAAAGGCACACGAGATAGGCTGGGAGGGCGAAGCGCCAAAAGGTTCTTTTTTTGCTTGGTTTCCCTGCCCGAACGGCATGACCTCTGATGCATTCGCGAGCAAGCTTCTGGAAGAAGCACATGTCGCTGTTGCGCCGGGCCGCGGTTTTGGCGAATATGGCGAAGGGTATGTCCGATTAGGACTCGTCAACGATGAAAAGACAATCGAGGAAGCGCTGGATCGTATTGCTAAACTAAATGTCTTTCAGTAG